CTGGTCCTAATCCTCCAGCTCCGCTCCTATTTGCTCACAGGCCTGAACGAGCGCTCGAAGGTCCGAGCGTTGGCTCCGTTGGTTTAAATTGCAAACCCTCACACACGATTTCCCGCCGATGGTGTAAAGCGACGGGATGCCGATACCTCGTTTTTGAATCTCGCCGACGAGACGCTCATTGAGCCGGTTCATAGATTTCAGCCGCAGGCCTTTTTTGCCTCGGTAGCGAAAATTGACGATCGAAAGCGGCCCCGAGGCCAGAAGCTCTAAGACGGGGCTGTCATTGATCAGCTGCTCGAGAAAGCGGGCCTGACCAATATTCTTATCCACCATTTGGCCAAATTTAGCGGCGCCGTGAGTCTTCATGGAAATCCAGAACGGCAACCCACGCAATGCCCGCGAGAGTTCGGGCCCCCGGTTCGCGAAAATCACGGGTGTGTCAGTGAGAGAGCCGGGCACCGCGCTGGTGTAAGATGATTGATAGGCGAAGGCGCCCTCGAGCGCTAGACCATCTGCCACCAAGATGCAGCCAACGTCGTAGGGTTGGGAGAACCACTTATGAAGGTCGAAAGCGAGCGAATCCGCCCGCGCGATCCCCTTCAACAGCCCTTTATGCTTGTCGGAGAAGGCGGCTGCCGCGCCGATTGCTCCGTCTACATGAAACCAAAGGCTCTCTTTGCTCGCGAAATCCGCGAGGGCGTCCAAGGGATCGATCGCGCCTGTACCGACGGTGCCTGCAGTGCCAATCACGGCGATGGGCGTTAGCCCACGCTTGCGGTCTCGCGCGACGACTTTTTTCAACGCCGCCAAATCAATTTCAAAACGATCAGTGACCGGGATCACGCGAAATGCATCACTTCCCAGACCCAGCATGTCAAGCGCCTTAGAGATGGAAAAGTGGGTAGCGGCGGAGCCATAAACGGTCAACTGCCTTCCTCGCAAACCCTTGGCTCGTATACTCTTGCCACCCCTCTGATGGCGCGCCACTGCAAGCCCAATAAAGTTCGCGAGCGAGCCGCCACTGGTCAGATTGCCCTTGGTGGTTTTCGGAAAGGAGAACGTCTCGCGGAACCACTCCAGCACTTGTAGCTCGACCCAGGTTCCAGCGTGGTGATGGATAACGATAGGTGAATGAAACGCGGCATTGAGCAAGGTCGCTAGCACACCATCGCTCGTCCCGGTGCCCCCTGCCCAGCCCCAGAAGCGCGGCGTAAACATACCGAAGGGAAAGGGTTTTACAAACTCCAAGAAATCCTGGTACGCCGCCCGCAGTCCTTTGCCTTCTTGCGGCATGGGTGTTGCAAACGGGGCCTTGTCCTGTTGCGAAAGGGGTCGCCAAGCGTGCCGAGTAGGCAACCCTTTCAGGTCATCGACCGTGGTGTCTACCATTTCGCGCGCGAGAGCGCGAAAATTCTCCCAGTCTTCAGGATCTAGCGTGGGCTCGAGGGCACCGCGCTGTGTCACGCGCTTGTATCGCATAATGCCAGCCATATAGTAATCATCGGCCGATCATCCCCCTGCGGTCAAAACGACATTTGCAAATGTTCGCACGCATGCTACGTCAACCCTGCATAGATCGCGCAGGCACCGAATGGGAAGCAGGATTTAGTCGCCGGGACGCATGCTTCTTGAAGCACGTATACCAACTTCACTTTAAAATAATTTCACGAAACAATTCACTGCCTATAGGCTTTCTATATTCAGTCCTGGCCACTCTGGCCTTGTTCTGAAACTCGGTGCTGCCGATGACTTTCTTGGCCACGTCTTCAAGCTCGGCACCTTTGTCTAAAGCAGCCGCGCCGTTCTTGTAAGTAATCCAGAGGACTACGTTGGGCTGATCCGGTGATTTTGGAAAGAGCTTGAAGACCTTGTAATCGATGATCAGCCCGGCTTTCTTGGTCGCTTCCATGGTCGGCTTCCAGGTCGAATTCAGCCAATCGATGTACTCTTCAAAATGCCCGTATTCAATTCGTAGGGTGGTCACGTTAGTGACCGGGCCCTCCGTATACTGGCGCACATCCCGGGCATTTTGGGCACTGGCAGTGAGCGACAGTGAGGACGCTGCGAGACACATGGATAAAATAACGGTCTTAGTCATTTTCCGGTCACCTGTTGTGATATTTCTCTAGGCCGCCAGCACAATGTGTGTACCCAATCAGTGCTTGGGTTTTCTGAAAATCAGGATGAATTGTTCCGTCTTGCCGCGAATCGCCGGATCGCGCACATTAGCGGTGCGGGGATCGTCGGCATTGTGAAGCAAGTCACTCTCGGCCGCGAGTCTGAAACCTGCCGCCGCCACTTCTGATTTGGCCACGGCCTCATCGATGCGATGCAGTGTGTTGGTGTCGCGTAAGCCGGAGCCGGCTTCCGCGGAGTGATCGATGATGACGTAGCGTCCACCTGGTTTTAATGCCGCAAAGATAGCCTTGTTGATTTTTGCAAGGTCGGCCGGGGCTAAGAATGGATCATGCAGGTCATGATAATTCAACGAAATCCAGACCAGGTCCAATGGCTCCGGCGCCGCGAAGTCGTTGACCGGCCCAGCGATGATGGAAACGTTCTTAAACTGTGGATAGGGCATCGATCCGTTCGCAGGTAGCGGTTGTTTGAGGAAACTTGCGAATTCCGCGGGAACGAAGGCGTAGACACGACCCTGCGGTCCGACCGCGCTTGACAATATGCGGGAGAAATAGCCCTTACCGGGAATGAAGTCTGCAACCTTCTCGCCGTTCTTGATGCCAACAAAGCTCAGAACTTCTGCGGGTTTGCGATTCGCGTCTCTTTGCCGATCCTCATCCGGTCGATCTTGATTTGCCACCGCATTTGCAATATTGGGCGGCACCGCATTTTGTGCCGAAGTCGCGGAGCATCCGAAAATGACAAGAGCTGCGGCAATTGGAAACAACGATCTCATGTTTCGTCCCTCTTCGATGAGTCAGACTTCCGGATGTGAGCGTTGAGGAGCCCTCCGGCAAAGCCATGTCCGGACATTTGACTACGGTTCTGTATCTGCGTTGTGTCGCAAGTGCCCTTTCCGCTTATGTTTCTGTGTGCGAAGGGCCGGGGGATACACTAAGATACAAATCAGTCCGCTATTGGTTCGCCAACAGGCGATGATCTTGGGGACACATGCAACAACCCGATCACATCCTTATCGTTGACGATGACAAGGACATCCGCGAATTGCTGGAGGCTTACCTCTCGAAGCACGGCTTCAAGGTGACGGCCGTCGCCAACGGTCGGCGAATGAATGCGGCCCTCGAATCGAGCGCCATCGACCTTATCGTTCTTGACTTGATGTTGCAGGGCGAGGACGGATTAACTCTGTGTCGCGATCTGCGCGTGCTCGGCAAGGCGAAAGCAATTCCCATTTTGATGCTGACGGCCCGCAATGAGGAGGCGGATCGGGTCATTGGCCTTGAGATGGGGGCGGACGATTACATCACGAAGCCGTTTGCGGCGCGCGAGCTTGTGGCGCGCATTCGCGCGGTATTGCGACGGACGCGCATGCTGCCGCCCAACATGCGCATCACGGAGACGGCGCCGACCATCAGATTTGGCGACTGGGTGTTGAGCGTCACAGGTCGGCACTTGCTCGATCGGGACGGAACGGTCGTCTCCTTGAGCGGCGCGGAATATCGCCTGCTGCGCATA
The sequence above is drawn from the Pirellulales bacterium genome and encodes:
- a CDS encoding response regulator — protein: MQQPDHILIVDDDKDIRELLEAYLSKHGFKVTAVANGRRMNAALESSAIDLIVLDLMLQGEDGLTLCRDLRVLGKAKAIPILMLTARNEEADRVIGLEMGADDYITKPFAARELVARIRAVLRRTRMLPPNMRITETAPTIRFGDWVLSVTGRHLLDRDGTVVSLSGAEYRLLRIFLDQPQRVLTRDQLLNLTQGRDADPFDRSIDLLVSRLRQRLRDGAREPRYIKTVRNEGYVLAEAIEVLSEDGRAQ
- a CDS encoding pyridoxal-dependent decarboxylase; amino-acid sequence: MAGIMRYKRVTQRGALEPTLDPEDWENFRALAREMVDTTVDDLKGLPTRHAWRPLSQQDKAPFATPMPQEGKGLRAAYQDFLEFVKPFPFGMFTPRFWGWAGGTGTSDGVLATLLNAAFHSPIVIHHHAGTWVELQVLEWFRETFSFPKTTKGNLTSGGSLANFIGLAVARHQRGGKSIRAKGLRGRQLTVYGSAATHFSISKALDMLGLGSDAFRVIPVTDRFEIDLAALKKVVARDRKRGLTPIAVIGTAGTVGTGAIDPLDALADFASKESLWFHVDGAIGAAAAFSDKHKGLLKGIARADSLAFDLHKWFSQPYDVGCILVADGLALEGAFAYQSSYTSAVPGSLTDTPVIFANRGPELSRALRGLPFWISMKTHGAAKFGQMVDKNIGQARFLEQLINDSPVLELLASGPLSIVNFRYRGKKGLRLKSMNRLNERLVGEIQKRGIGIPSLYTIGGKSCVRVCNLNQRSQRSDLRALVQACEQIGAELED